Proteins from one Procambarus clarkii isolate CNS0578487 chromosome 8, FALCON_Pclarkii_2.0, whole genome shotgun sequence genomic window:
- the LOC138361393 gene encoding protamine-like: MLMCGGPHVDVWRPAWVTQPGQVTLCGRRSAASRLSGRRSAASRLSGRRSAASRLSGRRSAASRLSGRRSAASRLSGRRSAASRLSGRRSAASRLSGRRSAASRLSGRRSAASRLSGRRSAASRLSGRRSAASRLSGRRSAASRLS, from the exons ATGTTGATGTGTGGCGGCCCGCATGTTGATGTGTGGCGGCCCGCGTGGGTCACTCAACCTGGCCAAGTTACACTTTG CGGCAGACGTTCTGCTGCCTCCCGCCTCAGCGGCAGACGTTCTGCTGCCTCCCGCCTCAGCGGCAGACGTTCTGCTGCCTCCCGCCTCAGCGGCAGACGTTCTGCTGCCTCCCGCCTCAGCGGCAGACGTTCTGCTGCCTCCCGCCTCAGCGGCAGACGTTCTGCTGCCTCCCGCCTCAGCGGCAGACGTTCTGCTGCCTCCCGCCTCAGCGGCAGACGTTCTGCTGCCTCCCGCCTCAGCGGCAGACGTTCTGCTGCCTCCCGCCTCAGCGGCAGACGTTCTGCTGCCTCCCGCCTCAGCGGCAGACGTTCTGCTGCCTCCCGCCTCAGCGGCAGACGTTCTGCTGCCTCCCGCCTGAGCTAA